A DNA window from Streptomyces sp. 71268 contains the following coding sequences:
- the dusB gene encoding tRNA dihydrouridine synthase DusB has translation MTAETQPLYVGTHAVVPPVILAPMAGITNAPFRTLCREFSGGKGLFVSEMITTRALVERDAKTMRLIHFDGTEKPRSIQLYGVDPATVGKAVRMIVDEGLADHIDLNFGCPVPKVTRKGGGSALPYKRHLLRAILREAVAGAGELPVTMKMRKGIDDDHLTYLDAGRIAVQEGVRAIALHGRTAAQHYGGEADWSAIARLKEAVPEIPVLGNGDIWSAQDALRMMRETGCDGVVVGRGCLGRPWLFGDLVAAFAEPATPGATPGGASAAQAPSEAVGGAAWAALTRGPQGSAAPTLREVTRVMLRHAELLGQWLEDESRGVIDFRKHVAWYTKGFSIGSELRRRLAVASSLAELAALMSEMDLDQPWPAGADGPRGRTSGRNRVVLPDGWLNDPYDRAEIGAEAELDTSGG, from the coding sequence ATGACCGCCGAGACCCAGCCGCTGTACGTCGGTACGCACGCGGTGGTGCCCCCGGTGATCCTCGCCCCCATGGCGGGAATCACCAACGCGCCCTTCCGCACCCTGTGCCGGGAGTTCTCCGGCGGCAAGGGCCTGTTCGTCAGCGAGATGATCACCACGCGGGCGCTGGTCGAGCGGGACGCGAAGACCATGCGGCTGATCCACTTCGACGGCACCGAGAAGCCGCGGTCCATCCAGTTGTACGGCGTGGACCCGGCGACCGTCGGCAAGGCGGTCCGCATGATCGTGGACGAGGGCCTGGCCGACCACATCGACCTGAACTTCGGCTGCCCGGTACCGAAGGTGACCCGCAAGGGCGGCGGCTCGGCGCTGCCGTACAAGCGCCACCTGCTGCGGGCCATCCTGCGCGAGGCGGTCGCCGGCGCCGGCGAGCTGCCGGTGACCATGAAGATGCGCAAGGGCATCGACGACGACCACCTGACCTACCTGGACGCCGGGCGGATCGCGGTGCAGGAGGGCGTACGGGCCATCGCGCTGCACGGTCGCACCGCCGCACAGCACTACGGCGGCGAGGCGGACTGGTCGGCGATCGCGCGGCTCAAGGAGGCGGTGCCGGAGATCCCGGTGCTGGGCAACGGGGACATCTGGTCGGCACAGGACGCGCTGCGGATGATGCGCGAGACCGGCTGCGACGGGGTCGTGGTGGGGCGCGGCTGCCTGGGGCGGCCGTGGCTGTTCGGCGACCTGGTGGCCGCCTTCGCCGAGCCGGCGACACCCGGTGCCACCCCGGGCGGCGCGAGCGCCGCGCAGGCGCCCTCCGAGGCCGTCGGCGGCGCCGCGTGGGCGGCCCTGACGCGGGGCCCGCAGGGGTCGGCCGCGCCCACGTTGCGCGAGGTCACGCGGGTGATGCTGCGCCATGCGGAGCTGTTGGGGCAGTGGCTTGAGGACGAGTCGCGCGGCGTCATCGACTTCCGTAAGCACGTGGCCTGGTACACCAAGGGCTTCTCGATCGGTTCGGAGCTGCGTAGGCGGCTCGCCGTCGCCTCCTCGCTGGCCGAGTTGGCCGCTCTGATGAGCGAAATGGACCTCGACCAGCCCTGGCCCGCGGGTGCGGACGGTCCCCGGGGCCGTACGTCTGGCCGAAACCGCGTGGTTCTGCCAGACGGGTGGCTCAATGATCCCTACGACCGGGCCGAAATCGGAGCCGAGGCCGAATTGGACACCTCCGGTGGCTGA
- a CDS encoding alkaline phosphatase PhoX translates to MERRTFLRGAVIGTSVATFGGTLMRGAAYAAPAQPGSGPYGPLGSADARGIQLPSGFTSRIIARSGQTVAGTSYTWHNAPDGGACFADGTGWIYVSNSEVSPNGGVGAVKFNSSGTITGAHRVLSNTRQNCAGGKTPWNTWLSCEEVSLGYVYETDPWGVNAATRRDAMGRFKHEAAAADPVRKVIYLTEDVSNGCFYRFVPTTWGNLSSGTLQVLKAGTSSSGSFTWANVPDPDGAPTVTRDQVSGAKRFNGGEGCHYANDTVWFTTKGDNRVWQLNLTNNTYELAYDDSLVSGSAPLSGVDNVTGSSSGDLFIAEDGGNMEICIITPDDVVAPFLRINGQSGSEITGPAFSPNGQRLYFSSQRGTTGSSSGGITYEVTGPFRS, encoded by the coding sequence GTGGAACGACGCACCTTCCTGCGCGGCGCAGTCATCGGCACCTCGGTAGCGACCTTCGGCGGCACCCTGATGCGCGGGGCCGCATACGCCGCCCCGGCGCAGCCGGGCTCCGGCCCGTACGGCCCGCTCGGCTCCGCCGACGCCAGAGGCATCCAGTTGCCCAGCGGCTTCACCAGCCGGATCATCGCCCGCTCCGGCCAGACCGTCGCCGGCACCTCGTACACCTGGCACAACGCCCCCGACGGCGGCGCCTGCTTCGCGGACGGCACCGGCTGGATCTACGTCTCCAACTCGGAGGTAAGCCCGAACGGTGGCGTGGGCGCCGTGAAGTTCAACTCCTCCGGCACCATCACCGGCGCGCACCGCGTGCTCTCCAACACCCGGCAGAACTGCGCCGGCGGCAAGACCCCGTGGAACACCTGGCTCTCCTGTGAGGAGGTCAGCCTGGGGTACGTGTACGAGACCGACCCGTGGGGCGTGAACGCGGCGACCCGGCGCGACGCGATGGGCCGCTTCAAGCACGAGGCCGCGGCGGCCGACCCGGTGCGCAAGGTGATCTACCTGACCGAGGACGTGTCCAACGGCTGCTTCTACCGCTTCGTCCCCACCACCTGGGGCAACCTGTCCTCCGGCACGCTCCAGGTGCTGAAGGCGGGCACGTCCTCCTCGGGCTCCTTCACCTGGGCCAACGTGCCCGACCCGGACGGGGCGCCGACCGTGACGCGCGACCAGGTCTCGGGCGCCAAGCGGTTCAACGGCGGCGAGGGTTGCCACTACGCGAACGACACCGTCTGGTTCACCACCAAGGGCGACAACCGCGTGTGGCAGCTCAACCTGACCAACAACACCTACGAGTTGGCCTACGACGACTCGCTGGTCAGCGGCTCCGCCCCGCTCTCCGGCGTGGACAACGTCACCGGTTCCTCGTCCGGTGACCTGTTCATCGCCGAGGACGGCGGCAACATGGAGATCTGCATCATCACGCCGGACGACGTGGTGGCGCCGTTCCTGCGGATCAACGGCCAGTCGGGCTCGGAGATCACCGGCCCGGCCTTCTCGCCCAACGGGCAGCGGCTCTACTTCTCCAGCCAGCGCGGCACGACGGGCAGTTCGTCGGGCGGCATCACGTACGAGGTGACGGGGCCGTTCCGCTCGTAG
- the ppdK gene encoding pyruvate, phosphate dikinase has product MSENTDPQAQPASQKFVYDFTEGNRDLKDLLGGKGANLAEMTNLGLPVPPGFTITTEACKVYLDSGEEPAALRDEVSAHLVALETTMGKKLGQADDPLLVSVRSGAKFSMPGMMDTVLNIGLSDESVVGLAAQAGDERFAWDSYRRLIQMFGKTVLGVDGELFEEALEGAKHAKGVTVDVDLDAGDLRKLVDEFKGIVAKETGRDFPQDAREQMDLAVRAVFDSWNTDRAKLYRRQERIPGDLGTAVNVCSMVFGNLGPDSGTGVAFTRDPASGQQGVYGDYLQNAQGEDVVAGIRNTVPLADLEGIDKPSYDELMRIMETLETHYKDLCDIEFTIERGKLWMLQTRVGKRTAGAAFRIATQLVDQGLIDEAEALQRVNGAQLAQLMFPRFDESAAVEKIGRGIAASPGAAVGKAVFDSYTAVKWSRSGEKVILIRRETNPDDLNGMIAAEGILTSRGGKTSHAAVVARGMGKTCVCGAEELEVDTKRRCLTTKDGTVVQEGDLVSIDGSSGKVYLGEVPVVPSPVVEYFEGRMHAGADDADELVKAVHRIMAYADRVRRLRVRANADNAEDAARARRFGAQGIGLCRTEHMFLGERREMVERLILADTEADREAALGDLLPLQKADFTELFEAMDGLPVTVRLLDPPLHEFLPDITELSVRVALAEARQDANENDLRLLQAVHKLHEQNPMLGLRGVRLGLVIPGLFAMQVRAIAEAAAERMNAKGDPRAEIMIPLVGTVQELEIVREEAERVIAEVEQARGVNLKLTLGTMIELPRAALTAGQIAESADFFSFGTNDLTQTVWGFSRDDVEASFFTAYLEKGIFGVSPFETIDRDGVGSLVRAAAEAGRATRPDLKLGVCGEHGGDPDSVHFFHEVGLDYVSCSPFRIPVARLEAGRAAAESVGSDSR; this is encoded by the coding sequence GTGTCGGAAAACACCGATCCCCAAGCACAGCCTGCTTCCCAGAAGTTCGTCTACGACTTCACCGAGGGCAACAGGGACCTGAAGGATCTGCTGGGCGGCAAGGGCGCGAACCTGGCCGAGATGACGAATCTCGGGCTGCCCGTCCCGCCCGGGTTCACCATCACCACCGAGGCGTGCAAGGTCTACCTCGACAGTGGCGAGGAGCCGGCGGCACTGCGTGACGAGGTGAGTGCGCACCTGGTCGCCCTCGAGACCACCATGGGCAAGAAGCTGGGCCAGGCGGACGACCCGCTGCTGGTCTCCGTGCGCTCCGGCGCCAAGTTCTCGATGCCCGGGATGATGGACACCGTCCTCAACATCGGGCTCTCCGACGAGTCCGTCGTGGGCCTGGCCGCGCAGGCCGGCGACGAGCGGTTCGCGTGGGACTCCTACCGCCGCCTGATCCAGATGTTCGGCAAGACCGTCCTCGGCGTGGACGGCGAGCTGTTCGAGGAGGCCCTGGAGGGCGCCAAGCACGCCAAGGGCGTCACCGTGGACGTCGACCTGGACGCCGGCGACCTCAGGAAGCTGGTGGACGAGTTCAAGGGCATCGTCGCCAAGGAGACCGGCCGCGACTTCCCGCAGGACGCCCGCGAGCAGATGGACCTGGCCGTGCGCGCGGTCTTCGACTCGTGGAACACCGACCGGGCCAAGCTCTACCGCCGCCAGGAGCGCATCCCCGGCGACCTCGGTACCGCCGTCAACGTCTGCTCCATGGTCTTCGGCAACCTGGGCCCCGACTCCGGCACCGGCGTCGCCTTCACCCGCGACCCCGCCAGCGGCCAGCAGGGCGTCTACGGCGACTACCTGCAGAACGCGCAGGGCGAGGACGTCGTGGCCGGCATCCGCAACACCGTGCCGCTCGCCGACCTGGAGGGCATCGACAAGCCCTCCTACGACGAGCTGATGCGGATCATGGAGACGCTGGAGACGCACTACAAGGACCTGTGTGACATCGAGTTCACCATCGAGCGCGGCAAGCTGTGGATGCTCCAGACCCGGGTCGGCAAGCGCACCGCGGGGGCCGCCTTCCGCATCGCCACCCAGCTCGTGGACCAGGGCCTGATCGACGAGGCCGAGGCGCTCCAGCGGGTCAACGGCGCGCAGCTCGCGCAGCTCATGTTCCCCCGCTTCGACGAGAGCGCCGCCGTGGAGAAGATCGGCCGGGGCATCGCGGCCTCGCCCGGCGCCGCGGTCGGCAAGGCCGTCTTCGACTCGTACACGGCCGTCAAGTGGTCGCGCTCGGGCGAGAAGGTCATCCTCATCCGCCGGGAGACCAACCCGGACGACCTCAACGGCATGATCGCCGCCGAGGGCATCCTCACCTCGCGCGGCGGCAAGACCTCGCACGCCGCCGTCGTCGCCCGCGGCATGGGTAAGACCTGTGTGTGCGGCGCCGAGGAGCTTGAGGTGGACACCAAGCGCCGGTGCCTGACCACCAAGGACGGCACCGTGGTGCAGGAGGGCGACCTCGTCTCCATCGACGGCTCGTCCGGCAAGGTCTACCTCGGCGAGGTGCCGGTCGTGCCCTCGCCCGTGGTGGAGTACTTCGAGGGCCGCATGCACGCGGGCGCCGACGACGCCGACGAGCTGGTCAAGGCCGTGCACCGGATCATGGCGTACGCGGACCGGGTGCGCCGGCTGCGGGTGCGGGCCAACGCGGACAACGCCGAGGACGCCGCCCGCGCCCGTCGCTTCGGCGCGCAGGGCATCGGCCTGTGCCGCACCGAGCACATGTTCCTCGGTGAGCGCCGCGAGATGGTCGAGCGGCTCATCCTCGCCGACACCGAGGCCGACCGGGAGGCCGCCCTCGGCGACCTGCTGCCGCTGCAGAAGGCCGACTTCACCGAGCTGTTCGAGGCGATGGACGGGCTGCCGGTGACGGTGCGGCTGCTCGACCCGCCGCTGCACGAGTTCCTGCCCGACATCACCGAGCTGTCGGTGCGCGTCGCGCTGGCCGAGGCCCGGCAGGACGCCAACGAGAACGACCTGCGCCTGCTGCAGGCCGTGCACAAGCTGCACGAGCAGAACCCGATGCTGGGCCTGCGCGGCGTACGCCTCGGCCTGGTGATCCCCGGCCTGTTCGCGATGCAGGTACGGGCCATCGCCGAGGCCGCGGCCGAGCGCATGAACGCCAAGGGCGACCCGCGCGCGGAGATCATGATCCCGCTGGTGGGCACCGTCCAGGAACTGGAGATCGTCCGTGAGGAGGCCGAGCGGGTCATCGCCGAGGTGGAGCAGGCGCGCGGGGTGAACCTCAAGCTGACCCTGGGCACGATGATCGAGCTGCCCCGGGCCGCGCTGACCGCCGGCCAGATCGCCGAGTCGGCCGACTTCTTCTCCTTCGGCACCAACGACCTGACGCAGACCGTGTGGGGCTTCTCCCGGGACGACGTGGAGGCCAGCTTCTTCACCGCGTACCTGGAGAAGGGCATCTTCGGCGTCAGCCCGTTCGAGACGATCGACCGCGACGGCGTGGGCTCGCTGGTGCGCGCGGCCGCCGAGGCCGGCCGCGCCACCCGTCCCGACCTCAAGCTCGGCGTGTGCGGCGAGCACGGCGGCGACCCCGACTCGGTGCACTTCTTCCACGAGGTGGGCCTGGACTACGTCTCCTGCTCCCCGTTCCGCATCCCGGTCGCCCGCCTCGAGGCCGGCCGGGCGGCGGCCGAATCGGTCGGCAGCGACAGCCGCTGA
- a CDS encoding APC family permease yields MFSDAERAGASGAARAADASPGTTAPPPAAEAPRAECDAGSGAGDPADRHRLTALTGLAALSLDAMASVAYGPEAIVLVLAAAGARGLGYTVPVTLAIAALLAVLVASYRQVIAAFPDGGGAYAVAGRHLGRRASLVAAASLVLDYVLNAAVAVTAGVAALTSAYPGLHDDRLWLCLGVLALVTGVNLRGVVDSARAFLVPTAVFVCAVLTVITVGLCRDAPLSTEASAGHAAVLADDATTVGALLLLKAFASGCSALTGVEAIANAVPSFRAPAARRAQRAEVVLGVVLGVMLIGLSVLIARFELRPVAGVTVLAQLTDASLGHGLGFYVVQFATMALLALSANTSFGGLPVLLKLLARDNYLPHVFGLRADRQVHRYGVLALAAVAALLLVGSGGDTNTLVPLFAIGVFVGFTLAQTGMVLHWHRRPGMRGRRARMVLNGFGALLTGVSAVVVTATKFTDGAWFIVVALPLIVLAFEAVRRAYERIGRQLGLGRIPDPPHRAPSLVVVPVSGLSAVTSEALAAAVSLGDEVVAVTVHHGDAEDRRAVEALRRDWELWRPGVPLVALDWARREVGRPVAAYVREVTADRPHWRITVLIPEVEPARPWHRLLHNRRGGVVAHAVRRETDAVICRLRTRLTSPPPASAAASGAGWFGRPGVVRFGQREGR; encoded by the coding sequence ATGTTCAGCGACGCCGAAAGGGCGGGGGCGTCCGGCGCGGCCCGCGCCGCCGACGCCTCCCCGGGTACCACCGCGCCCCCACCGGCCGCCGAAGCCCCCCGGGCCGAGTGCGACGCCGGGAGCGGCGCGGGCGACCCCGCGGACCGGCATCGCCTCACCGCGCTGACCGGCCTGGCCGCCCTGTCGCTGGACGCCATGGCCTCGGTGGCCTACGGGCCGGAGGCCATCGTCCTGGTGCTGGCCGCCGCGGGGGCGCGCGGGCTGGGGTACACCGTGCCCGTCACCCTGGCCATCGCGGCCCTGCTGGCCGTGCTCGTCGCCTCCTACCGGCAGGTCATCGCGGCCTTCCCGGACGGTGGCGGGGCGTACGCGGTGGCGGGGCGGCATCTGGGCCGGCGCGCCTCGCTGGTGGCCGCCGCCTCGCTGGTCCTGGACTACGTGCTGAACGCCGCGGTCGCCGTGACCGCCGGTGTCGCCGCGCTGACCTCGGCCTACCCCGGGTTGCACGACGACCGGCTGTGGCTGTGCCTCGGGGTGTTGGCGCTGGTCACCGGCGTGAACCTGCGCGGCGTCGTGGACTCGGCGCGCGCCTTCCTGGTGCCGACGGCGGTCTTCGTGTGCGCCGTGCTCACCGTGATCACCGTCGGTCTCTGCCGGGACGCCCCGCTGTCCACGGAGGCGTCCGCCGGGCACGCGGCGGTGCTCGCCGACGACGCGACCACCGTCGGCGCCCTGCTGTTGCTCAAGGCGTTCGCGTCCGGCTGCTCCGCGCTGACCGGCGTCGAGGCCATCGCCAACGCCGTACCGTCCTTCCGCGCGCCCGCCGCGCGGCGGGCCCAGCGGGCCGAGGTCGTGCTCGGGGTGGTGCTCGGGGTGATGCTGATCGGCCTGTCGGTGCTGATCGCCCGGTTCGAGCTGCGACCGGTGGCGGGCGTGACCGTGCTCGCCCAGCTCACGGACGCCTCGCTGGGCCACGGACTCGGCTTCTACGTCGTGCAGTTCGCCACCATGGCCCTGCTGGCGCTCTCCGCCAACACCTCCTTCGGCGGCCTCCCGGTCCTGCTCAAGCTGCTGGCCAGGGACAACTACCTGCCGCACGTCTTCGGCCTGCGGGCCGACCGTCAGGTGCACCGGTACGGGGTGCTGGCCCTGGCCGCCGTCGCCGCGCTGTTGTTGGTCGGCTCGGGCGGGGACACCAACACGTTGGTGCCGCTGTTCGCCATCGGCGTCTTCGTGGGCTTCACCCTCGCGCAGACCGGGATGGTGCTGCACTGGCACCGCCGGCCCGGGATGCGCGGGCGCCGGGCGCGGATGGTCCTGAACGGCTTCGGCGCGCTGTTGACCGGCGTGAGCGCGGTCGTGGTCACCGCGACCAAGTTCACGGACGGCGCCTGGTTCATCGTGGTCGCGCTGCCGCTGATCGTGCTCGCCTTCGAGGCGGTGCGCCGGGCGTACGAGCGGATCGGGCGACAGCTCGGCCTCGGGCGGATTCCCGATCCGCCGCACCGTGCCCCCTCGCTGGTCGTGGTGCCGGTCTCGGGCCTGTCCGCGGTGACCAGCGAGGCGCTGGCCGCGGCCGTCTCGCTGGGCGACGAGGTGGTCGCGGTGACCGTCCACCACGGCGACGCCGAGGACCGGCGGGCGGTCGAGGCGCTGCGCCGCGACTGGGAGTTGTGGCGTCCCGGCGTACCGCTGGTCGCCCTGGACTGGGCCCGGCGCGAGGTGGGCCGGCCGGTCGCCGCCTACGTACGGGAGGTGACCGCCGACCGGCCACACTGGCGGATCACCGTGCTGATCCCCGAGGTGGAGCCCGCCCGGCCGTGGCACCGGCTGCTGCACAACCGGCGCGGTGGCGTGGTGGCCCACGCGGTGCGCCGCGAGACCGACGCCGTCATCTGCCGGCTCCGCACCCGCCTCACCAGCCCACCCCCCGCGTCGGCGGCGGCTTCGGGCGCGGGGTGGTTCGGCCGGCCGGGGGTGGTGCGGTTCGGCCAGCGCGAGGGGCGATAG
- a CDS encoding PepSY domain-containing protein, protein MSRAYSPVPTSDRRPRTARLALTATCLAACLALLAGCGDDGGDGDGDQASPTASATKASKAPSSPSQPGDSPSASGRLTDDQAERKALLPLARVDHAKAAETAVGEVPGGRLVELELKGTGGDRGDKGTGDDAPGDAGAADAGAAGPSGTASPRTRRAEWVAKVAAKDGTAHRVRVDAGSGKVLGAEAETDQDGDDKRELAAQLSKARRTPEQAAKAATDTKRGTVTSVELGDDDAGALVWSVDVVTPRDWNKTTFAVDAVTGKVVGEHVDRD, encoded by the coding sequence ATGAGTCGTGCGTACAGTCCCGTGCCCACCTCGGACCGGCGCCCCCGGACCGCCCGCCTCGCCCTGACCGCGACCTGTCTGGCGGCCTGCCTCGCGCTGCTGGCCGGCTGCGGGGACGACGGCGGCGACGGGGACGGCGACCAGGCGTCCCCGACGGCCAGCGCCACGAAGGCGTCCAAGGCCCCGTCGAGCCCGAGCCAGCCGGGCGACAGCCCGTCGGCCTCCGGCCGGCTCACCGACGACCAGGCCGAACGCAAGGCGCTGCTCCCGCTCGCCAGGGTCGACCACGCCAAGGCGGCCGAGACGGCGGTGGGCGAGGTGCCCGGCGGGCGCCTGGTCGAGTTGGAGCTGAAGGGCACGGGCGGCGACCGTGGCGACAAGGGGACGGGCGACGACGCCCCGGGCGACGCGGGCGCGGCCGACGCCGGCGCTGCGGGCCCGAGCGGGACGGCGAGCCCACGGACGCGGCGCGCCGAGTGGGTCGCCAAGGTCGCCGCCAAGGACGGCACCGCGCACCGGGTACGCGTCGACGCCGGCTCCGGCAAGGTGCTGGGCGCCGAGGCCGAGACCGACCAGGACGGCGACGACAAGCGGGAGTTGGCGGCCCAGCTCAGCAAGGCCCGGCGCACCCCCGAACAGGCGGCCAAGGCCGCCACCGACACCAAGCGGGGCACGGTCACCTCCGTCGAACTCGGGGACGACGACGCCGGGGCCCTCGTCTGGTCCGTGGACGTCGTCACGCCACGCGACTGGAACAAGACCACCTTCGCCGTGGACGCGGTGACCGGGAAGGTCGTCGGCGAACACGTCGACCGCGACTGA
- a CDS encoding winged helix-turn-helix domain-containing protein has translation MLRVHFTSVDLARLRMAARPDALWETILSFHRLREKQAENIFGEWRSQTRARLHSEPRLLAPLVPQRGYFPDFLTPSEGVIGVEEAMEAVRATPAERLRTEISHLPAGRALPAWMRPMADGEGADRALARLVDTLRDYHRAAIAPYWPHLHARIEADRAARGRALLDGGVDGLLTSLPATMRWRPPVLEVDYPVDRDLYLDGRGLLLLPSFFCRRTPVTFHNPALTPVLVYPLDHAAGPALVTPARSLVKLVGSTRSAVLQGIGAGCTTSELARRVGVSLASASQHATVLRDAGLLVTLRQGSAVLHTLTPLGIALLRGGSPGERPPGPEAAGPGGGGSWAGRPAAHATDRPEPRPVATSGTAPSPRT, from the coding sequence GTGCTGCGCGTCCATTTCACAAGCGTGGACCTGGCACGGCTGCGGATGGCCGCTCGCCCGGACGCACTCTGGGAAACTATTTTAAGTTTCCATCGACTTCGCGAGAAACAAGCGGAGAACATCTTCGGCGAATGGCGCTCGCAAACGCGGGCGCGACTGCATTCCGAGCCCCGGTTGCTGGCACCCCTGGTGCCGCAACGGGGCTATTTTCCCGACTTCCTGACGCCGTCCGAGGGCGTCATCGGCGTCGAGGAGGCGATGGAGGCGGTGCGGGCCACGCCGGCCGAGAGGTTACGCACCGAGATATCCCACCTCCCGGCGGGACGCGCCCTGCCGGCGTGGATGCGCCCGATGGCCGACGGCGAGGGCGCCGACCGGGCCCTGGCCCGCCTCGTGGACACGCTCCGGGACTACCACCGGGCCGCCATCGCACCGTACTGGCCGCACCTGCACGCCCGCATCGAGGCCGACCGCGCCGCCCGTGGCCGGGCCCTGCTGGACGGCGGCGTGGACGGGCTGCTGACCTCGCTGCCGGCCACCATGCGCTGGCGCCCGCCGGTCCTCGAAGTGGACTACCCCGTGGACCGGGACCTGTACCTGGACGGGCGCGGACTGCTGTTGCTGCCCTCGTTCTTCTGCCGGCGCACGCCGGTCACCTTCCACAACCCGGCGCTCACCCCGGTGCTCGTCTACCCGCTCGACCACGCCGCGGGCCCCGCCCTGGTCACGCCCGCGCGCTCGCTGGTCAAGCTCGTCGGCTCCACCAGGTCGGCCGTGCTCCAGGGGATAGGCGCGGGCTGCACCACCAGCGAACTCGCCCGCCGGGTCGGCGTGTCGCTCGCCTCAGCCAGCCAGCACGCCACCGTGCTGCGCGACGCCGGGCTGCTGGTCACGCTGCGGCAGGGCAGCGCCGTGTTGCACACCCTGACCCCGCTGGGCATCGCCCTGCTGCGCGGCGGCAGCCCGGGGGAGCGGCCACCGGGGCCGGAGGCCGCCGGGCCCGGAGGTGGCGGATCGTGGGCCGGCCGGCCCGCCGCGCACGCGACGGACCGACCCGAGCCCAGACCGGTGGCTACGAGCGGAACGGCCCCGTCACCTCGTACGTGA